Proteins from a single region of Sphaerochaeta globosa str. Buddy:
- a CDS encoding bifunctional methionine sulfoxide reductase B/A protein — MNRYLLVLFIVLILIAIIVFFKPKVQAQAQQEEPMATTTQRFTFQPLDNSLKAELNAQEAQVIINKGTERAFTGAYTDTTEEGTYYCKWCNSPLYSSESKFHSGCGWPSFDDEIPFAVERHTDADGSRTEIVCATCKAHLGHVFLGERFTEKDTRHCVNSISLVFRQEKPVAQAVFAGGCFWGVEHLFAQKKGVYSAVSGYTGGTTVNPTYQDVLTHTTGHLEAVMVYYNPLEISYEELTKYFLEIHDPTQTNGQGPDIGNQYLSAIFYRSKSEFDTSVRLIEILEGKGLKIATTLRAAAIFYPAEEYHQDYYENKGTQPYCHAYTKRF, encoded by the coding sequence ATGAACCGTTACCTACTTGTCCTGTTCATCGTTCTCATCCTTATCGCAATCATCGTATTCTTCAAACCCAAAGTGCAAGCACAAGCACAACAAGAGGAACCTATGGCAACTACAACCCAACGATTCACCTTTCAACCCCTGGACAACAGCCTGAAAGCTGAGCTCAATGCTCAGGAAGCCCAAGTCATTATCAATAAAGGAACCGAGCGGGCTTTCACAGGAGCCTATACCGACACAACAGAAGAGGGAACCTACTACTGCAAATGGTGTAATTCACCCCTCTACAGTTCCGAGAGCAAATTCCACTCGGGTTGCGGCTGGCCTTCTTTTGACGATGAAATCCCCTTTGCCGTCGAGCGTCACACCGATGCCGACGGAAGTCGGACCGAAATCGTTTGCGCAACCTGCAAGGCCCACCTTGGTCACGTATTTTTAGGAGAGCGGTTCACCGAAAAGGATACCCGGCACTGCGTCAATTCCATCTCCTTGGTTTTCCGCCAGGAAAAGCCCGTAGCCCAGGCAGTATTCGCCGGTGGCTGCTTCTGGGGGGTTGAGCACCTCTTTGCACAGAAAAAAGGTGTTTACTCAGCAGTAAGCGGATATACAGGCGGTACAACGGTGAATCCGACCTACCAAGACGTATTGACGCACACCACCGGCCATTTGGAAGCGGTAATGGTATATTACAATCCACTGGAAATTTCTTATGAGGAACTGACAAAGTACTTTCTGGAAATTCATGACCCGACCCAAACAAACGGGCAGGGACCGGATATCGGCAACCAGTACCTCTCTGCCATTTTCTATCGCAGCAAGAGCGAATTCGACACCTCCGTACGCCTGATAGAAATCCTGGAAGGGAAAGGACTCAAGATAGCAACGACTCTCAGAGCCGCTGCCATCTTCTACCCTGCCGAGGAGTACCATCAGGATTACTATGAAAACAAGGGTACCCAGCCGTACTGCCACGCCTACACAAAGCGATTCTAG
- a CDS encoding TatD family hydrolase: protein MFDAHRHLSLAFPKENALYATSKKSEWPRLLESGDKAMGGIGILPPELPIDVSDIYDLLRAHPELQIAEVGLDRRYPDTDGQALFLRTMLHIGFELGRSVSLHCVREDGLLLSLLGSEAKYLPPLLWHGCTASLETVTQAVRYTVIPSYGPSLYTSRLAQEIKHLIRMPFVLETDFTGQEQDYTTTFSRHIAAFSRHSGYSEEQLETHNNEIRAILTHNQTSR from the coding sequence ATGTTTGATGCCCACCGACACCTCAGCTTAGCGTTTCCCAAAGAAAATGCGCTGTATGCCACCAGCAAAAAAAGCGAGTGGCCCAGGTTGCTGGAAAGCGGGGATAAGGCAATGGGAGGTATCGGAATACTGCCTCCTGAACTTCCTATAGACGTTTCAGACATCTATGATCTGTTACGTGCCCATCCAGAATTACAGATAGCAGAAGTGGGATTGGACCGGCGCTATCCTGACACCGATGGGCAAGCCCTCTTTTTAAGAACCATGCTGCACATCGGTTTTGAACTAGGCCGCAGCGTGAGCCTGCACTGTGTCAGAGAGGATGGCCTCTTGCTTTCCCTACTGGGAAGTGAGGCCAAATACCTGCCACCTCTTCTCTGGCATGGGTGTACAGCGAGCTTGGAAACAGTTACACAAGCAGTACGCTATACAGTAATTCCTTCCTATGGACCGTCCTTGTACACAAGCCGCTTGGCGCAGGAAATCAAACACCTTATTCGTATGCCCTTTGTATTGGAAACCGACTTTACTGGTCAGGAACAAGACTATACAACAACATTTTCACGCCATATCGCAGCCTTCAGCCGCCATAGCGGGTACAGTGAAGAGCAATTGGAGACACATAACAATGAGATCAGAGCAATTCTTACGCATAACCAGACTTCTCGGTGA
- a CDS encoding FMN-binding protein, producing MPKGAIIVLVVVAGLILLIIAGRLAFKRVEQNLEGLKQLALVTPTVSTLKEGTYEGNFATFPVKVKIEATLKEGTIANLTLIEHRSGQGQPAEAILTSVLTEQKLDVDTISGATYSSIVILKAIEDALKKAQ from the coding sequence ATGCCAAAGGGAGCAATCATTGTCTTGGTCGTTGTAGCAGGTCTCATCCTACTTATTATAGCTGGAAGGCTCGCCTTCAAACGTGTAGAGCAGAATCTGGAAGGTTTGAAACAGCTAGCTCTGGTTACACCTACAGTTTCCACCTTGAAAGAGGGTACCTATGAAGGAAACTTCGCTACCTTTCCCGTAAAAGTAAAAATTGAAGCCACCCTGAAAGAAGGCACTATCGCAAACCTTACTCTCATCGAACACCGCAGCGGTCAAGGGCAGCCGGCTGAAGCAATCCTTACCTCGGTTCTGACTGAACAAAAACTGGATGTAGACACCATCAGTGGAGCAACCTACAGTAGTATCGTTATCCTAAAAGCCATCGAAGATGCGTTAAAAAAGGCACAATAG
- a CDS encoding DUF1295 domain-containing protein, with translation MKATKTTILLFFILISACIGFTMLQAAPTTAPLVHVGVITACSIGLTFLFSLVTSDYSWTDRLWSTLPVAYAWIYASAAGFTVPSLTAMALITLWGARLTYNFARRGGYTGEEDYRWTILRQRINNPVLWLVFNLLFIAFYQQFLFIAFTSPLMLLVQSSSLTFTPLSYVAILLFALCLGIETLADQQQYTFQQAKYNLLPRTEEHEEDYERGFRTSGLFKFSRHPNYFGELGVWYAIYLFCVSFSPSLFHFSLVGPLLLTLLFIGSTIFTESITAGKYPAYKAYQQSVPPILLKFW, from the coding sequence ATGAAGGCAACAAAAACAACCATTCTCCTGTTTTTCATCCTTATCAGTGCCTGTATCGGCTTCACGATGCTTCAGGCAGCACCAACTACGGCACCTTTGGTACACGTCGGAGTCATCACTGCATGCTCCATCGGTCTGACGTTCCTCTTCTCGCTGGTTACTTCTGATTATTCTTGGACTGACAGGCTTTGGAGTACCCTGCCTGTTGCGTATGCATGGATATATGCATCGGCTGCCGGCTTTACGGTACCCTCCCTCACCGCTATGGCGCTCATCACGCTGTGGGGAGCCAGACTGACCTATAACTTTGCAAGGCGTGGCGGGTATACAGGAGAGGAAGACTATCGTTGGACTATCCTCAGACAGAGAATCAACAATCCGGTGTTGTGGCTGGTGTTCAACCTGCTCTTCATCGCCTTCTACCAGCAGTTCCTCTTCATCGCCTTCACCAGCCCTTTGATGCTGCTCGTTCAGTCATCCAGCCTTACCTTTACACCGCTCTCCTATGTGGCAATTCTGTTGTTTGCCCTCTGCTTGGGTATCGAGACACTGGCTGACCAACAGCAATATACCTTCCAACAGGCCAAATACAACCTGCTACCGAGAACAGAGGAGCATGAAGAGGATTATGAACGGGGTTTCAGAACTTCAGGGCTTTTCAAATTCAGCAGGCATCCCAATTACTTCGGGGAGCTGGGTGTCTGGTATGCAATCTACCTGTTTTGCGTTTCGTTCTCCCCCTCACTTTTCCATTTCAGCCTCGTCGGTCCACTTCTGCTGACGTTGTTGTTCATCGGATCGACCATCTTCACCGAAAGCATCACCGCCGGCAAATATCCTGCGTACAAAGCCTATCAGCAATCGGTCCCCCCGATTCTTCTCAAATTCTGGTAA
- a CDS encoding metallophosphoesterase family protein has translation MKARVTVVLAHITDIHLGHRFAQKFGVDIQRNFITVLEDIKRRGITEVVCTGDIAEDEMASWFFDTIKEYGFLTHIVLGNHDNPVIMELSNEQGIANHYYRIPCDQAVLLFCDTRQAYMDEEQLSWLTEEISSSDLPILLFLHHPVLDYDNSFMDQKYALKNRDAVKSALCATNKEIHLFCGHYHATDERSFANIHQYITPSIFYQIKKYSEKLERDEKPFGYRIIQMERTIQTEVINFF, from the coding sequence ATGAAAGCGAGGGTTACCGTGGTATTGGCTCACATAACAGATATACATCTAGGACATAGGTTTGCACAGAAATTCGGTGTGGACATACAGAGAAACTTCATCACTGTATTGGAAGATATCAAACGAAGAGGCATTACCGAGGTAGTATGTACCGGCGATATTGCCGAGGATGAAATGGCCTCTTGGTTTTTCGATACGATTAAAGAATACGGATTTCTGACACATATCGTACTCGGCAATCATGACAATCCGGTGATTATGGAACTGAGCAACGAGCAGGGAATCGCCAATCACTACTACAGAATCCCATGCGACCAAGCCGTCCTGCTCTTCTGTGATACCCGACAAGCGTATATGGATGAAGAGCAACTCAGCTGGCTGACCGAAGAAATTTCATCCAGCGACCTTCCTATTTTGCTTTTCCTCCACCATCCGGTTCTCGACTATGACAACTCCTTCATGGATCAGAAGTATGCTCTCAAGAATCGCGATGCAGTCAAATCAGCCCTCTGTGCCACAAACAAAGAAATCCATCTGTTCTGTGGTCACTATCATGCTACTGATGAACGCAGTTTTGCGAACATCCACCAGTATATCACCCCATCCATTTTCTATCAGATCAAGAAATACTCAGAGAAATTGGAGAGGGATGAAAAGCCATTCGGGTATCGCATTATCCAGATGGAAAGAACGATACAGACAGAAGTAATCAACTTTTTCTAA
- a CDS encoding AzlC family ABC transporter permease, which yields MQPELTFKQGCQEGFPIFVGYFPTAMAFGLVCRDLGLRIWEAVLFSLTNFAGSGQFLAANLMGKGAILAEIFISVMLVNLRYSFMGAELSRKLAKGIGGWQRVLLAHGTTDEVFSVAVLHAQPITKQYLAGLEGTAYLGWVSGTAVGFLVGMILPSALQLAVGVTLYAMFSSLLAQEFRQKGGRVLLIAGLSAVLNSILIIVCKFGVGWAFVISMLAASFIGAALTDEVQEYV from the coding sequence ATGCAACCAGAGCTTACCTTCAAACAGGGCTGCCAAGAGGGCTTTCCCATCTTTGTCGGATACTTTCCTACCGCCATGGCCTTCGGCTTGGTGTGCAGGGATCTTGGACTGAGAATCTGGGAAGCTGTACTTTTTTCCCTAACAAACTTTGCAGGAAGCGGCCAGTTCCTTGCCGCAAATCTTATGGGCAAGGGAGCCATACTCGCTGAGATTTTTATCAGCGTCATGTTGGTCAATCTTCGCTACTCCTTCATGGGAGCGGAACTCTCGCGCAAGCTGGCAAAGGGAATCGGAGGTTGGCAGCGCGTACTGCTTGCCCATGGAACCACCGATGAAGTCTTCAGCGTGGCAGTCCTCCACGCCCAACCTATAACAAAACAGTATCTTGCCGGTTTGGAAGGAACAGCCTACCTAGGCTGGGTCAGCGGTACTGCGGTCGGTTTTCTGGTCGGTATGATTCTCCCCAGCGCCTTGCAACTGGCAGTCGGGGTGACCTTGTATGCCATGTTCAGCTCCCTGCTTGCCCAGGAGTTCCGCCAGAAGGGAGGCAGGGTTCTTTTGATAGCAGGCCTTTCAGCGGTTCTGAATAGCATTCTCATCATTGTCTGCAAGTTCGGAGTCGGCTGGGCCTTCGTCATCTCCATGCTTGCCGCCAGTTTCATAGGGGCAGCCCTAACCGATGAAGTACAGGAGTACGTATGA
- a CDS encoding fimbria/pilus periplasmic chaperone — protein MNQSAHKTMKKALLTLGVLLFLLSSVHAYQFSPLEQSFQPTGAESTKTYTIVNDSNDSIAISISALIRDQDEQGNEVNTPADAYFSVVPNKLVVPPQSSWVVRVQYRGPRTVTNELSFRLKAEQIPYSQGRASTDKGMFNFLYIYTTSLYVLPSRVVENVAIRTLAASTMEDGSPALSVTLANLGTVHQLLISAIVEIKDSKGNSVVLQGAEALPGVDGMNILAKKTITKKVPWPEGLSRDAGVTYQATIKYTK, from the coding sequence ATGAATCAAAGTGCTCATAAAACAATGAAGAAGGCTCTGCTCACACTTGGTGTGCTCTTGTTCTTGCTTTCTTCTGTACATGCGTATCAGTTTTCTCCGTTGGAACAATCATTTCAGCCAACCGGTGCAGAAAGTACGAAAACGTATACCATCGTCAATGATAGCAACGATTCAATTGCCATAAGTATCTCCGCTCTCATTCGCGATCAGGATGAACAAGGCAATGAAGTCAACACTCCTGCTGATGCCTATTTTTCTGTCGTTCCCAACAAGTTGGTAGTTCCTCCGCAGAGCAGCTGGGTTGTACGGGTTCAGTATCGTGGGCCGCGCACGGTTACCAACGAGCTTTCTTTTCGACTGAAGGCTGAGCAGATACCTTATTCTCAAGGTAGGGCGAGTACTGATAAGGGAATGTTCAATTTCCTCTATATTTATACAACCAGCTTATACGTACTCCCTTCCCGTGTTGTGGAAAATGTAGCAATCAGAACATTGGCCGCCTCCACTATGGAAGATGGATCTCCTGCTCTCTCTGTTACGTTGGCCAACCTGGGGACGGTTCACCAACTTCTTATCTCTGCAATTGTAGAAATTAAGGACAGCAAAGGAAATTCAGTAGTATTGCAAGGTGCTGAAGCTCTTCCCGGTGTTGATGGCATGAATATATTGGCAAAGAAAACGATTACCAAGAAGGTTCCCTGGCCTGAGGGACTTTCCCGCGATGCCGGGGTAACCTACCAAGCCACCATCAAGTATACAAAATAG
- a CDS encoding V0D/AC39 family V-type ATPase subunit: MSRDPVSVYGFINAKLRAKIGLMRQDCLAESLLKSASLVEAVGVLRDSRYQQVAQAYDLTGDLQQMELVLLQKEIEMYREVQKYLEGSPATFVQHLLGKIEVDNLKNCIRLWYSSIIRHRPIRHRSEYLFKDIILHPIDWTALINATTWDSVLKAVKQTPYWEILKDVTVQNLETDGLFDLECALDRLWYVSLMQSTSALSKQDREVATSIFLLEIDLHNLTILVRHGVYHQMEAEKLRKLLLPWGNVFASSYTEKYLAQKSEERNPIDIINRYFPGLEQIQVEENRLHVHQDEASVLENLKIEGFLATRRQALYRKMLATDPFTIGLCLAYFFLFKEETAMIKAILNGKYYGYDEEYIRGVLG; this comes from the coding sequence ATGAGCAGAGACCCTGTATCCGTATATGGATTCATCAACGCCAAGCTTCGAGCAAAAATTGGCTTGATGCGTCAAGACTGTTTAGCAGAATCTCTGCTTAAGTCAGCCTCTCTTGTGGAGGCTGTGGGTGTTTTGCGCGATAGTCGCTACCAGCAGGTGGCCCAAGCCTATGACCTGACTGGAGATCTGCAGCAGATGGAGTTGGTCCTCCTGCAGAAAGAGATTGAAATGTATCGGGAAGTCCAAAAGTATCTGGAAGGTAGTCCTGCAACTTTTGTCCAACACCTTTTGGGCAAAATTGAAGTGGATAATCTGAAGAACTGTATCAGACTCTGGTACAGCAGCATCATCAGACACCGACCGATCAGACATCGAAGTGAGTACCTTTTCAAGGATATCATACTGCATCCGATAGACTGGACAGCCTTGATCAATGCAACTACGTGGGATTCTGTTCTCAAGGCAGTCAAACAAACTCCATACTGGGAGATTCTTAAAGACGTTACGGTCCAAAATTTGGAAACGGACGGCCTTTTTGATCTCGAATGTGCTCTGGACCGATTGTGGTATGTTTCACTCATGCAGAGTACCAGCGCATTGTCCAAGCAGGATAGGGAAGTGGCAACTTCAATCTTTCTGCTTGAAATAGATTTGCATAACCTTACCATCCTTGTTCGCCATGGTGTGTACCACCAAATGGAAGCAGAAAAGCTAAGGAAGCTACTCTTGCCGTGGGGTAATGTTTTTGCTAGTTCCTACACTGAAAAATATCTTGCACAAAAGAGTGAGGAACGTAATCCGATTGATATCATCAACCGATACTTCCCTGGTCTGGAGCAGATACAGGTTGAAGAGAATCGCTTGCACGTACATCAGGATGAAGCAAGCGTGTTGGAGAACCTTAAGATTGAAGGGTTTTTGGCGACTCGCAGGCAAGCCCTGTACAGGAAAATGCTTGCAACCGATCCCTTTACCATCGGTCTCTGTTTGGCATACTTCTTCTTGTTCAAGGAAGAGACAGCCATGATCAAGGCTATTCTGAACGGTAAATATTACGGATACGATGAGGAATACATCAGGGGGGTATTGGGATGA
- a CDS encoding AzlD domain-containing protein has protein sequence MTESHPFMVPILLSALATFLVRALPYYATFLDRLPKFLSKSLKLLPIAALGPLIFPGVILDYQQNWYAGLLGILAASIFAYRKRGMIIPILLSIGVTYLALLV, from the coding sequence ATGACAGAAAGCCATCCCTTCATGGTACCCATCCTGCTCAGCGCCCTAGCCACATTTCTCGTTCGTGCCCTGCCCTACTACGCAACATTTCTTGACCGCCTTCCCAAGTTCCTCTCCAAAAGTCTCAAGCTGCTACCCATAGCCGCCCTCGGTCCTTTGATTTTCCCCGGTGTAATCCTCGACTACCAACAAAATTGGTATGCCGGGTTGCTGGGAATTCTTGCCGCCTCAATCTTTGCCTATAGAAAGCGGGGGATGATCATCCCGATATTGCTGAGTATCGGAGTAACCTATCTGGCGCTTCTCGTCTAA
- a CDS encoding lysoplasmalogenase family protein — MRYMLIAILSLVLAAFFMYEEYKKNYVLAVVLKGFASFCFILFGILSGSLGGDSLFVNRIITGLVLGGVADILLNLRFVFEKKGKLIFLVGILFFLSGHILYLAALIPQSSSLLLYLVIGIVLTALILVWMFSLITVTKAFKIFGILYIGAIMLMNSVAFGILIASPSMQSALFAMGAVFFLVSDIVLILNTFGPKQQQKLRITNLSLYYMGQLLMGLSLQFLV, encoded by the coding sequence ATGAGGTACATGCTTATTGCTATTCTTTCTTTGGTTCTTGCTGCTTTTTTCATGTATGAGGAGTATAAGAAGAACTATGTCCTAGCTGTTGTCCTAAAAGGGTTTGCCTCCTTTTGTTTTATACTTTTCGGTATTCTTTCCGGTTCCCTGGGGGGTGACAGCCTTTTTGTCAATCGCATTATCACCGGACTAGTTCTAGGTGGTGTTGCAGATATTCTGCTTAATCTGCGTTTTGTCTTTGAAAAGAAGGGTAAGCTGATATTTCTGGTTGGGATTCTGTTCTTTCTAAGCGGCCATATCCTCTATCTGGCTGCCCTTATTCCCCAGAGTAGTTCCTTATTGCTGTATTTGGTCATCGGCATCGTTCTGACAGCTTTGATTCTGGTTTGGATGTTCAGCTTAATCACGGTAACCAAAGCATTCAAGATTTTTGGAATACTCTATATTGGTGCAATCATGCTGATGAACAGCGTTGCATTTGGCATTTTGATTGCTTCCCCATCCATGCAGAGTGCTTTGTTTGCCATGGGAGCTGTTTTTTTCCTGGTAAGCGACATAGTCTTGATTCTCAACACTTTTGGACCAAAACAACAACAAAAACTACGGATCACAAACCTATCTCTTTACTATATGGGACAACTTCTCATGGGCTTGAGTCTGCAATTTCTCGTATGA
- a CDS encoding tRNA threonylcarbamoyladenosine dehydratase: MRSEQFLRITRLLGEEAVQSLHEKRVVLVGLGAVGGMCLESLVRSGIGNLRIVDFDTVGITNLNRQILATYETLGRPKTEVAAERVKAINPDCNLEVLSLFANQETLGQILDGDVDLVIDAIDSVNPKCALLEQAYKRNMNVVSSMGAALRRDPFLIRKGDLMDTYGCPLARVVRTNLKKRGIGRGIEVIYSPELVQFTYRKPEEEEQADFNEQILDLGRKRNVLGSLPTVTAIFGQQLAHLALGKLLQGSLLSGQEAFNPKSGT, encoded by the coding sequence ATGAGATCAGAGCAATTCTTACGCATAACCAGACTTCTCGGTGAAGAAGCCGTACAATCACTGCACGAAAAGCGTGTTGTTCTGGTAGGACTGGGAGCCGTGGGAGGCATGTGCCTTGAATCCTTGGTCCGCAGCGGCATAGGAAATCTACGTATTGTCGATTTCGATACGGTGGGCATCACCAATCTCAACAGGCAGATCCTTGCAACCTACGAGACCCTCGGAAGGCCGAAAACAGAAGTGGCAGCAGAGCGCGTGAAGGCGATCAATCCCGATTGCAACCTTGAAGTATTGTCACTCTTTGCCAACCAGGAGACATTGGGCCAAATTCTGGATGGGGATGTGGATCTTGTCATCGATGCCATAGACTCGGTAAATCCCAAGTGTGCGTTGCTCGAACAAGCATATAAACGCAACATGAACGTTGTCAGCAGCATGGGTGCAGCCCTCAGGCGCGACCCCTTTCTTATCAGAAAAGGTGACTTGATGGATACGTATGGGTGTCCCCTGGCACGGGTGGTTCGAACCAATCTCAAAAAACGAGGCATCGGCAGGGGAATTGAAGTCATCTACAGTCCAGAACTGGTTCAATTCACCTACCGAAAGCCCGAAGAAGAGGAACAGGCAGATTTCAATGAGCAGATACTGGACCTTGGAAGAAAGCGCAATGTGCTGGGAAGCCTTCCCACTGTTACCGCCATATTCGGACAGCAGTTGGCCCACTTGGCGCTTGGCAAGTTGCTGCAGGGCTCATTGCTTTCGGGCCAAGAGGCTTTCAACCCAAAGAGTGGAACATAG
- a CDS encoding TetR/AcrR family transcriptional regulator C-terminal domain-containing protein produces MTKLALAQSLKQLMAERTLDKITVKEIVTRCGVNRQTFYYHFKDIYDLLDWMFTNEGQEFSRSYPETKTNDDGESAIRNMCTYLKDNKQMVINIYHSLGRELLDRYLCGEMSKLLHTTLSYRAQVFGASESDLAYLISFYKHAFVGSILDWVHDELDGNIDEIVQKMVPLLQGTFDAALKRMALSR; encoded by the coding sequence ATGACCAAACTAGCACTTGCCCAATCACTGAAGCAATTGATGGCTGAACGAACCTTGGACAAGATTACCGTCAAGGAGATAGTTACCCGTTGCGGAGTCAATCGGCAAACGTTTTATTACCATTTCAAAGATATCTATGATTTGCTGGACTGGATGTTTACTAACGAGGGACAAGAGTTTTCCCGCAGTTATCCCGAAACGAAAACCAACGATGATGGTGAGTCGGCCATTCGCAATATGTGCACCTATTTGAAAGATAACAAGCAGATGGTGATCAATATTTACCATAGTCTTGGACGTGAGTTGCTTGATCGCTATCTGTGCGGGGAGATGTCCAAGCTTTTGCATACCACGCTCAGTTACCGGGCACAAGTCTTCGGAGCCTCGGAGAGTGACCTTGCTTATTTAATTTCCTTCTACAAGCATGCTTTTGTTGGATCTATTCTGGATTGGGTGCATGATGAACTTGATGGCAATATTGACGAAATCGTGCAGAAAATGGTTCCTTTATTGCAGGGAACCTTCGATGCTGCCCTTAAAAGGATGGCTTTAAGCCGTTAA